Sequence from the Oncorhynchus kisutch isolate 150728-3 linkage group LG12, Okis_V2, whole genome shotgun sequence genome:
ACAATCACTTATTGAAAAGCAGCCAATGATGAGGCAGTGGCATCACTCTCCCCTGATCAGTTGCCAGTGGTAATTCAAGTCAGACATGGGTTTCTCATCTATCTCACAACATTGAcaccgtcccaaatggcacccttttccctatttaATGCACTACTCTAGAcaagggcccatagtgcactacttttgatcagagacctatgtatggaatagggtgtcatttgggacacattatTTGACTGTTTTCAGTTTACACCCAGCATGCAAAGCATTAACATCAACCCAATGAGCTTCTGTCAATTAGATATACTTATCCGTCAACTATATGTAACTCAGGCTTCATTGGAGGGGAACTACAAGTGGACAGGTGGACATGTCACCAGTCATCAAAACATAAATATCACTTTGTCATTAAACTAAAAATCATAGAGTAGATTTGAACGTCATATTTTAAGGACAATGTCTATTAAAGCCGTCAGCCATATAAACCCTGTCAATTACCTGGAAATGCTTCTGTGTGACCTTGCTGCTCAGCGCCCGCCGCGAAACATGCTGGAGCGCCTGTCAAATTACGAAAAAGAAGCATACATTTCAAACCCATCGGCACTGTAGTTTTACAGATATATTTTAAGATCAGCGCTGGCTTGGAATATGTCGCTGTCTACCTGTGTATTTAACCAAGTTCATTTGCCATAAAcacaagtaaataaataaaacgttTAGTAGATAAATGGCTAGCTAGTAGTAGCCACTACCTGTCATCCCATAACCGCTAAAGGCTAGTGACGCTACTCGTCACTAGCCTTTAAAAGAGTCAACCCGATTCCGTTGAATACAGATATTAACTGCAATCAAAACATGACTAAATCGATATCTTACTTGAATGTGTCGGTACATCTTTTCCCCACGTCGGTCGTCGTACAAGGACACAGTAACACCACGTTTCCGCTAGTTTCTTTGGAGGATTTACTGACGCGTCAGGAAAGGGGGCATACTGCCACATACTGGGCAGGAGCGTGAACTTGGAGAATAACCAAGCCAACACCAGCTACTGTATTCTGGGCTATAAAAGTACTGCCAAAAGTGGCTCAAGAttcaaacattatattaagtataCATTCACTTTTTCAATTTTGAAACATTTTTCCAACCATTTTCAAATACAATTCTGGTTAACAACATGAGTTGTCCagatattattttatttgtcaagcAACAGGCGTATTATCTCCAGGTAACAGGTAACTCGTGCAAAACATATTTCACCAATTTGCAACAATCTTAGTAAGAAAATAAATAAGGATGTTTTTCCATAGAATAAAATGAATGCTAGACTGGTCCAAGGTATGTCTGTGTTCTTGCCTACTTATTTGTAATGCTAAACATGTTTTACATAATGAATTTGCAAGAATGCAGAAAGACTGGCGCCCAGGCTACAAGGAGCTTTGGTCCCTGAAAACCTTGAAATTTACTATTTTCATGTGTTATGTTACTTAAACTTGACTCTGCATATTTTAGGCAGCTGAACATAATTACTATTTATACACTGAGAAAATAAGTTCTAAAGTACATTGAAAACATTGCAAGCCTTCCATAACGCTTGACCTGAAAATCTGTGCACATCCTTGTGCAATCTATAGAGACCCATCTGTAGCGTAAACAGACCAGAAATATGTTCCTCAAACTACTGTAATGTATGTAACAAGAACATACTTGTATGAATAAACAGCCTTGACTCAAAGCAATTCAACATTTAGCCTAATGGACTGTTCCAATTCGCTTGACCATATTCAAACAttattttaaataatttattCATATAGAACTAATAAACATctatgacagacacacacatatttcTGAATTAAAACGGTACTATCTGCACATTGATGTAGCGTCATTACATTTCAACTTACTGTCAATACAACATCTTGACAGAAAAACCTACGTTAACTGCATAGCTTTCTGACCATGAAAAATAAATATGAGTGAACTCTCCCCTGACGTCTTTGCGCTTCCAATACTTGCACAGCACTTTTGACAAGCAGGCCATTCTTACACACAGTACACAAGCCAGACAAGAGACCACCAATGCTTGTAATTAGCCACTGGTTACGCCCATGCCTCTGCTAGCCAGCATGCAAAATACATACAAGATGTCTTTAGTTAGGGATGTCAGCGGTGTTGTTGCGGCTGCCATATTTGTGGTGGATGATGAGGAGGACCACTCCCAGGAAGAAGCAGACAGAGCCCACAGTGATGTAAGCGATGCCCAGGAAAGGGTTCTTGCCCCCCATCCAGGAGATGGTGCTCAGGATCACACGCTTCCGGCCTTCAAAGCTACGAACAGGATAGTCTAGGATCAACTCATTAAGGAAGACTCAACAAATGCTCAACTTCAGACCCATTTAACATGTAAGTTACAAAATAACTCTAGCAAGAAGGATCTTAAAAGTGAGTGGCTCCTGATCCGTGATTGGATCATTTATTTATGCGGCTCAGACAGAAAAGATACAGTCATGGATCAGGAGCCACTGTCATCATAAAATCATATCATACAATAACAATGTGGACTGGTATTATATAATTTGTAGTCTATATTAGTGGAAACAACCAAGAAAGCCAGTATTCGTCATCCCCCAGCTGGTGAAACCTATTGTTATTAGCAAGTGAAGGAATGGCCCCTACTGAACACGGCCCAACATTGACCTGGTCTGTCTGACCTATTATGACAATAACTGATTCGAACATTCCTATTAACATAAGCTATCGTTCCACAAACCCAAACTAGGCTATCATTCCACAAACCCAAACTTCCTGTACAGCTGTATCATTTGAACAGCTGTCAGTGAAAGGATACTGTAGGTGACTTCCAGGGTGTAGTTGCCACGGGGAAGTGTCGGCGTCATGTTGTTCTTCTTTTGGATAATACGGTACAGCTTACGGAAAGTGGGGAGGGCAGCTGTACGCATCCACACAATGAAGTCCTCATTGATGAAGCCGTTATTCTCAGCGTCTGTGTCTAGTTCATAGACAGGCTTGCGCCAGTTGATCGGCTTGGTTGTACCTGGGTGAGGAAATGATAGTGAGATTCCTAGGTAAAAGACAGTGAGATTCCTAGTAAAAACAAATGAGACTCATCTTCAATAGTAACAATTCTGCTGAGTGCTTGCTCACCTTGAAAAGCACTTGTGAGGTTGGGGTTGCCTCCAGGATTCCTGAACTTCACATGCTTATCTGTCCACCAAGCGATCCCCTTCTTCATCAGAGGAATTTGGATTCTTGTGCCATTAGGGTCAATGTAATACAGATCCAAAGTGTCTGAGGAAAGAGATCATGAATAAACAGAGCTGCTCTTATTGCAACTCTAGTAATGCTGGTCTAAGAAGGACATAACGGTCTTACCATTAAACATGCTGTTGGCGATTGCACCACAGGGAGCAATTGGCATTTTTTCATTGCGAGCATAGGGCTCACACTCTTTACTGGGGTTCTGTGGACATTGCAAGCAGACATGTAACGTTAGATCATTGCACAGAACATCTTGCCAATTTGATGGAAATGCCAGATAACTAAAGATGTAAAATTGTTGATGATCAGTCAAAAGTCATTGCAGAGATTCAGGAATGCACTGTGAAAACAGGTACCCTGTTTTAAAGGCATAATATGTACCATTAGAGAGGTGGTGTCACCATTCAGTTGACTGTCATCCCTGGACTTGACATAGCGCCGGTGATTTTGGTAGAAGTTGGACAGGCCATAATACATGAATACGTTGCTCTGTTGAGACAAAATTATATTCAGTTGGTAGGAATAGTAACCGGAAAAGGTTGATAACCACTGACATAGTGTATAGGTTGCTATTTGAGAGGTAGACATCATGCTTCATACTTACTTCAAAGGGCTGTTCCAGAGAGAAGGGCAGTGCACAGGTGCATGGTCTTGTGCTGTTCCAACTAAAGCTCTGGGAGCAGTTGAAGCATGGGCTGGACATGTCAGTCCCAGTATAATCAATCTGTAATGACATGTGTACATCAAAACAGCATTTCCAAATGGCTGGAAATCTGCTGCCTAACattatttcaaatgtatttatttatttaacaggcaagtcagtt
This genomic interval carries:
- the LOC109900622 gene encoding cell cycle control protein 50A → MMASSYNAKEDGHVTVPGGGTIQNKKPDNTAFKQQRLPAWQPILTAGTVLPAFFVIGLIFIPIGIGLYVTSNNIKEFEIDYTGTDMSSPCFNCSQSFSWNSTRPCTCALPFSLEQPFESNVFMYYGLSNFYQNHRRYVKSRDDSQLNGDTTSLMNPSKECEPYARNEKMPIAPCGAIANSMFNDTLDLYYIDPNGTRIQIPLMKKGIAWWTDKHVKFRNPGGNPNLTSAFQGTTKPINWRKPVYELDTDAENNGFINEDFIVWMRTAALPTFRKLYRIIQKKNNMTPTLPRGNYTLEVTYNYPVRSFEGRKRVILSTISWMGGKNPFLGIAYITVGSVCFFLGVVLLIIHHKYGSRNNTADIPN